A window of Herpetosiphonaceae bacterium contains these coding sequences:
- the ruvC gene encoding crossover junction endodeoxyribonuclease RuvC, with product MRTLGIDPGTAIMGWGIVEEDGQGGLRCVDYGALTTPKELALPQRLQLLHRGLVALMEQYRPETAGIEELFFSKNVTTALAVGHARGIALLALADASIPIQEYRPMAIKQAVAGYGHADKKQMQDMVRLTLGLDTIPKPDDAADALAIAICHAYTGPILERYREEG from the coding sequence ATGCGTACACTAGGTATCGATCCCGGCACCGCGATCATGGGCTGGGGCATCGTCGAAGAAGATGGGCAGGGCGGGCTGCGCTGTGTGGACTATGGCGCGCTGACCACGCCCAAGGAGCTGGCGCTGCCGCAGCGGCTCCAACTGCTCCACCGGGGCCTGGTGGCGCTGATGGAGCAGTACCGGCCAGAGACTGCGGGCATTGAGGAGCTATTCTTCTCCAAAAACGTGACAACCGCGCTGGCGGTGGGCCACGCGCGCGGGATCGCGCTGCTGGCGCTGGCCGATGCCAGCATTCCGATTCAGGAGTACCGCCCGATGGCAATCAAGCAGGCTGTCGCCGGGTACGGGCACGCCGACAAAAAACAGATGCAGGATATGGTGCGGCTCACGCTGGGGCTGGATACGATCCCCAAGCCGGACGACGCCGCCGACGCGCTGGCGATTGCGATCTGCCAC